One region of Oryzias latipes chromosome 6, ASM223467v1 genomic DNA includes:
- the ddx11 gene encoding ATP-dependent DNA helicase DDX11: MEKGRDTFPFPYQPYDIQEQFMQALYRALDQSKVGIFESPTGTGKSLSLICGALSWLRDHEEKTIQEAAALLQEGEAALSTSAAQSSSTSSSAEPDWITDFVQKKAERDLVSKLKEEDLKRKKREERLEMIRNNAQLKYALKRKSHEDEEAFKLLQLSKEDQAEAPEDQEDEEHIVAEYESDDDSKSRSRLLGRDDEEEDELVEEHVTKIYYCSRTHSQLAQFVHEVQKSPFSKDISLVTLGSRQNLCINEEVRRLGSIQRINDRCMEMQKNKHEKQRPEDGAKRKRGPAKSVCPFNKASALQQMRDEVLGTVYDIEQLIKVGKDIHSCPYYATRLAIPPAKLVVLPYQMVLHEATRRAAGVQLKGQVVIIDEAHNLSDTLSCIHSSELNGSQLCRAYSQLTQYADRYKSRLKAKNLMYIKQILFAIERLVRVLGGKVGQNPQSQNTQAGTEMHTINNFLFKAEIDNINWFKLQRYFEKSMISRKLSGFVEKYAGSGVTLHTQNTLNKENRRTEGLLNYLKTLKSNQNSASVPQPDLQESAEAEKVLSASPMMQIEGFFMALTNSNTDGRVLVHRQGTLSESSIKFLLLNPAVHFAEVLKECRSVIIAGGTMQPVSDFKEELLLSAGVGQERIVEFACGHVIPPENILPIVMCSGPSGQELDFTFQSRDLPCMMDETGRILSNICNVVPGGVVCFFPSYEYLRRIMCHWEASGALTRLSNKKKIFQEPKKPNQVEHVLSEFSRCIQRCAQESSGLTGALLFSVVGGKMSEGINFSDDLGRCVVMVGMPYPNIKSPELQEKMSYLDKHLPHSQGKSPGQALVENLCMKAVNQSIGRAIRHRGDYSSVVLCDRRYSRPATLSKLPAWIRSRTSTYATFGPAFAALRKFFMEKKQQQVFQNDS; this comes from the exons ATGGAAAAGGGCAGGGACACATTTCCATTCCCCTACCAGCCTTATGATATTCAGGAGCAGTTTATGCAAGCCCTCTACAGAGCACTCGACCAAAGCAAAGTTGGCATCTTCGAAAGTCCAACTGGAACG GGCAAGTCACTGAGCCTGATATGTGGAGCTTTGAGCTGGTTGAGAGATCATGAAGAGAAGACGATACAGGAGGCcgctgctctgctgcaggaaggaGAAGCAGCTCTCTCCACCTCAGCTGCACAGTCCTCCTCCACCAGCTCCTCGGCAGAGCCAGACTGGATCACTGACTTTGTTCAAAAGAAGGCTGAGCGAGACCTGGTGTCCAAACTGAAG GAGGAAGActtaaagaggaagaagagagaagaaCGGTTAGAAATGATCAGAAATAATGCTCAGCTTAAGTATGCTCTTAAAAGGAAG AGCCATGAAGATGAAGAAGCATTCAAGTTACTTCAGCTCAGCAAAGAGGATCAAGCTGAGGCACCAGAAGATCAAGAAGATGAGGAGCATATTGTTGCAGAATATGAGAGTGATGATGATTCAAAGAGCAGAAGCAG ATTACTCGGACGTGATgatgaggaagaagatgagCTAGTTGAAGAACATGTGACCAAG ATCTACTATTGCAGTCGCACTCACTCTCAGCTGGCCCAGTTTGTCCACGAGGTTCAAAAGAGCCCCTTCAGTAAGGACATCAGTCTGGTCACACTGGGCTCACGACAG AACCTGTGCATTAATGAAGAGGTGCGACGCCTTGGCAGCATTCAGCGCATTAATGACCGCTGCATGGAgatgcagaaaaacaagcatG AAAAGCAGCGTCCTGAAGATGGTGCAAAACGCAAACGAGGTCCAGCGAAGAGCGTGTGTCCCTTCAACAAAGCCTCTGCATTGCAGCAGATGAGAGATGAAGTTCTGGGAACAGTCTATGACATAGAGCAGCTGATAAAAGTGGGCAAAGACATCCACTCGTGCCCATATTATGCCACACGCCTTGCAATCCCTCCTGCAAAG CTGGTGGTTTTGCCATATCAGATGGTACTTCATGAAGCTACCAGAAGAGCAGCAGGGGTCCAGCTGAAGGGCCAGGTGGTGATAATAGATGAAGCTCACAATCTTAGCGACACTCTCTCCTGCATTCATAGTTCAGAGCTCAATGGATCGCAG ctttgcCGGGCATATTCCCAACTTACTCAGTACGCTGACCGCTACAA GAGCAGACTGAAGGCAAAGAACCTGATGTACATCAAACAGATTCTCTTTGCCATCGAAAGGCTGGTCCGAGTGTTGGGAG GTAAAGTTGGACAGAACCCCCAGAGTCAAAATACACAAGCAG GAACAGAGATGCATACCATCAACAACTTTCTCTTCAAGGCTGAGATTGATAACATAAACTGGTTTAAG TTGCAAAGATACTTTGAGAAGAGCATGATCAGCAGGAAG CTCAGCGGGTTTGTGGAGAAGTACGCCGGCTCAGGTGTGACGCTGCACACCCAGAACACCTTAAACAAGGAGAACCGACGCACAGAAGGGTTACTAAACTACTTAAAGACCCTAAAAAGCAACCAGAACTCTGCATCTG TTCCCCAACCAGACCTGCAGGAGTCAGCTGAGGCAGAGAAAGTGCTCTctgcatctcccatgatgcaaaTCGAGGGCTTCTTCATGGCTCTCACCAACAGCAACACTGATGGCCGGGTTTTGGTGCACAGACAAG GCACTTTGTCGGAAAGCAGCATCAAGTTCCTTTTGCTGAATCCAGCGGTCCACTTTGCTGAGGTGTTGAAGGAGTGCAGATCCGTCATCATTGCTGGAGGAACCATGCAGCCT GTTTCAGACTTTAAAGAAGAGCTTTTGCTTTCTGCTGGAGTGGGACAGGAGCGCATCGTGGAGTTTGCCTGCG GTCACGTTATTCCCCCGGAGAACATTCTTCCCATCGTCATGTGCAGCGGTCCATCTGGCCAGGAGCtggattttacttttcaaagcAGGGATTTACCATGCATG ATGGACGAGACCGGCCGCATTCTTTCCAACATATGCAACGTGGTCCCCGGTGGGGTTGTGTGTTTCTTCCCCTCCTATGAGTATTTAAGGCGGATAATGTGTCACTGGGAGGCCAGCGGTGCCCTAACCCGACTGTCCAATAAGAAGAAG ATCTTTCAGGAGCCAAAAAAGCCCAACCAGGTAGAGCATGTGCTGAGTGAGTTCTCCCGTTGTATCCAG AGGTGCGCTCAGGAAAGCAGTGGACTGACCGGAGCGTTGCTTTTTTCTGTGGTTGGCGGAAAGATGAGCGAGGGAATCAACTTCTCTGATGACCTGGGCAG GTGTGTGGTAATGGTTGGAATGCCATATCCCAACATAAAATCCccagagctgcaggagaagatgtcGTACCTCGACAAACACCTG cCTCACAGTCAAGGAAAGAGCCCCGGACAAGCACTAGTAGAGAACCTTTGCATGAAGGCTGTCAATCAGTCCATag GTCGAGCTATCCGTCACCGTGGCGACTATTCCTCTGTAGTGCTGTGTGACAGGCGTTACTCTCGTCCCGCCACGCTCTCTAAACTTCCAGCTTGGATCAGGAGCCGCACAAGCACATATGCAACGTTTGGTCCCGCTTTTGCTGCCTTACGCAAG ttcttcatggagaagaaacagcagcagGTCTTTCAGAACGACTCATGA
- the fkbp4 gene encoding peptidyl-prolyl cis-trans isomerase FKBP4 isoform X1: MTAEEQSNEGQHAIPLEGEDITPKKDGGVLKVIKREGTGTELPMTGDKVFVHYVGTLLDGTHFDSSRDRGEKFSFELGKGQVIKAWDIGVATMKVGELCQLVCKPEYAYGSAGSPPKIPPNSTLVFEVELFDFRGEDITEDEDGGIIRRIITKGEGYSKPNEGATVEVTVQGTHDERIFDERELKFEIGDGESFNLPAGLEKAIMAMEQGEEALFTIKPKYGYGNAGNAKLNIPAGATLQYKIKLTAFEKAKESWEMNTPEKLEQSSIIKEKGTQYFKDGKYKQASVQYKKIVSWLEHESGLSEEDEKKAKTLRLAAHLNLAMCYLKLHEPNQALENCDKALEMDASNEKALFRRGEALFAMNEFDKARDDFQRVVQLYPANKAAKSQVMLCQKRLKEQHEKDKRIYANMFQKFAERDSKQKEAGKVKSDNKENGTEEMEVENGEQEVASEAKA; encoded by the exons atgacCGCAGAGGAGCAGTCAAACGAAGGACAGCACGCGATCCCGCTGGAAGGGGAAGACATCACACCAAAGAAAGATGGGGGTGTTCTAAAG GTTATTAAGAGGGAAGGTACAGGGACTGAACTCCCCATGACTGGTGACAAAGTGTTTGTCCATTATGTGGGGACGCTCTTGGATGGGACACACTTTGACTCGAGCAGAGACAGAGGAGAAAAGTTTTCCTTTGAGTTGGGCAAAG GTCAAGTAATAAAAGCATGGGACATTGGTGTGGCCACAATGAAAGTAGGAGAGTTGTGCCAACTTGTCTGCAAGCCAGAGTATGCTTATGGATCTGCAGGCAGCCCACCCAAGATACCCCCAAATTCCACTCTTGTTTTTGAG GTTGAACTGTTTGATTTTCGAGGAGAAGATataacagaggatgaagatggaGGAATCATTCGACGTATTATCACTAAGGGGGAGGGATATTCAAAGCCAAATGAAGGGGCTACTGTTGAAG TCACTGTGCAGGGTACTCATGATGAACGCATTTTTGACGAGAGAGAACTGAAATTTGAGATTGGAGATGGAGAAAGTTTTAACTTGCCAGCTGGGTTGGAGAAGGCTATCATGGCCATGGAGCAGGGCGAGGAGGCCTTATTCACCATTAAGCCTAA GTATGGCTATGGTAATGCAGGGAATGCAAAGTTGAACATTCCTGCTGGAGCAACACTGCAGTACAAGATTAAACTCACGGCCTTTGAGAAG GCAAAGGAGTCATGGGAAATGAACACACCAGAAAAGTTGGAGCAAAGCAGTATCATCAAAGAGAAAGGAACACAATATTTtaag GATGGAAAATACAAGCAGGCATCTGTTCAGTACAAAAAGATAGTTTCATGGCTGGAACATGAGTCTGGTTTGTCAGAGGAAGATGAGAAGAAGGCGAAGACGTTGAGGCTGGCTGCACATTTGAACCTGGCCATGTGCTACCTTAAACTTCACGAACCAAACCAAGCTttggaaaactgtgacaaa GCTTTGGAGATGGACGCCTCCAATGAAAAGGCCCTGTTTCGAAGGGGGGAGGCACTTTTTGCTATGAATGAGTTTGACAAGGCAAGAGATGACTTCCAACGAGTAGTTCAGCTGTATCCTGCCAACAAGGCTGCCAAGAGTCAG GTCATGCTCTGCCAGAAACGTCTGAAGGAGCAGCATGAGAAAGACAAACGCATTTATGCCAACATGTTCCAGAAATTTGCAGAGAGGGACTCGAAG CAGAAAGAAGCAGGAAAGGTAAAGAGTGACAACAAGGAGAATGGAACTGAGGAAATGGAGGTGGAGAatggagaacaggaagttgcaAGTGAAGCAAAAGCATAA
- the fkbp4 gene encoding peptidyl-prolyl cis-trans isomerase FKBP4 isoform X2, with the protein MTAEEQSNEGQHAIPLEGEDITPKKDGGVLKVIKREGTGTELPMTGDKVFVHYVGTLLDGTHFDSSRDRGEKFSFELGKGQVIKAWDIGVATMKVGELCQLVCKPEYAYGSAGSPPKIPPNSTLVFEVELFDFRGEDITEDEDGGIIRRIITKGEGYSKPNEGATVEVTVQGTHDERIFDERELKFEIGDGESFNLPAGLEKAIMAMEQGEEALFTIKPKYGYGNAGNAKLNIPAGATLQYKIKLTAFEKAKESWEMNTPEKLEQSSIIKEKGTQYFKDGKYKQASVQYKKIVSWLEHESGLSEEDEKKAKTLRLAAHLNLAMCYLKLHEPNQALENCDKALEMDASNEKALFRRGEALFAMNEFDKARDDFQRVVQLYPANKAAKSQVMLCQKRLKEQHEKDKRIYANMFQKFAERDSKKEAGKVKSDNKENGTEEMEVENGEQEVASEAKA; encoded by the exons atgacCGCAGAGGAGCAGTCAAACGAAGGACAGCACGCGATCCCGCTGGAAGGGGAAGACATCACACCAAAGAAAGATGGGGGTGTTCTAAAG GTTATTAAGAGGGAAGGTACAGGGACTGAACTCCCCATGACTGGTGACAAAGTGTTTGTCCATTATGTGGGGACGCTCTTGGATGGGACACACTTTGACTCGAGCAGAGACAGAGGAGAAAAGTTTTCCTTTGAGTTGGGCAAAG GTCAAGTAATAAAAGCATGGGACATTGGTGTGGCCACAATGAAAGTAGGAGAGTTGTGCCAACTTGTCTGCAAGCCAGAGTATGCTTATGGATCTGCAGGCAGCCCACCCAAGATACCCCCAAATTCCACTCTTGTTTTTGAG GTTGAACTGTTTGATTTTCGAGGAGAAGATataacagaggatgaagatggaGGAATCATTCGACGTATTATCACTAAGGGGGAGGGATATTCAAAGCCAAATGAAGGGGCTACTGTTGAAG TCACTGTGCAGGGTACTCATGATGAACGCATTTTTGACGAGAGAGAACTGAAATTTGAGATTGGAGATGGAGAAAGTTTTAACTTGCCAGCTGGGTTGGAGAAGGCTATCATGGCCATGGAGCAGGGCGAGGAGGCCTTATTCACCATTAAGCCTAA GTATGGCTATGGTAATGCAGGGAATGCAAAGTTGAACATTCCTGCTGGAGCAACACTGCAGTACAAGATTAAACTCACGGCCTTTGAGAAG GCAAAGGAGTCATGGGAAATGAACACACCAGAAAAGTTGGAGCAAAGCAGTATCATCAAAGAGAAAGGAACACAATATTTtaag GATGGAAAATACAAGCAGGCATCTGTTCAGTACAAAAAGATAGTTTCATGGCTGGAACATGAGTCTGGTTTGTCAGAGGAAGATGAGAAGAAGGCGAAGACGTTGAGGCTGGCTGCACATTTGAACCTGGCCATGTGCTACCTTAAACTTCACGAACCAAACCAAGCTttggaaaactgtgacaaa GCTTTGGAGATGGACGCCTCCAATGAAAAGGCCCTGTTTCGAAGGGGGGAGGCACTTTTTGCTATGAATGAGTTTGACAAGGCAAGAGATGACTTCCAACGAGTAGTTCAGCTGTATCCTGCCAACAAGGCTGCCAAGAGTCAG GTCATGCTCTGCCAGAAACGTCTGAAGGAGCAGCATGAGAAAGACAAACGCATTTATGCCAACATGTTCCAGAAATTTGCAGAGAGGGACTCGAAG AAAGAAGCAGGAAAGGTAAAGAGTGACAACAAGGAGAATGGAACTGAGGAAATGGAGGTGGAGAatggagaacaggaagttgcaAGTGAAGCAAAAGCATAA